In a single window of the Acidobacteriota bacterium genome:
- a CDS encoding AarF/ABC1/UbiB kinase family protein encodes MNAVSEKKLPETLERREAQLVATAMVPTDELPIAKYVTNEELIEEEKFLTAKEDEVEHQYLGMKGWLRMSRVSMVIGKLALYLYLDQLDVHKRAHWKIAGERMKKALRLTRAAVYGEYLYRGRLWVFHRFLNLLRLMFLGRSTNRETNQEKQAIWLKEKLITLGPTFIKIGQSMGTRADLLPLPFVKELGTLVDQVPPFPNDVAFAIIERELELKINQVYAEFDVEPVAAASLGQVYRARLHTGEEVAVKVQRPNLEATIKGDLVILKKVANFAERFPQLSENADWVGMLREFDQTIHEEMDYAAEGRNAERFRENFKNWNNIHVPKIYWNATTSKVLTMEFIHGTKVTDLEAQRRMNISPAKVNRLLIKTYLKQLLEDGFFHADPHPGNLLVMPDGRLAFFDFGMVGRITPELQAKMIDAFFHVVGKDPSGIAQDLIDLDFLKPGTPHSVVKPVVEKMFEFHFNLKLKDVNFKELTYDLADVMYDYPFRLPSNFTYIMRALMTLEGIGIITDPEFNFFETAKPYAKEFMLRREGRDFRKIFVNKIMGRDTDGKIDWDRTWKLAKMAVKTVLNTGR; translated from the coding sequence ATGAACGCAGTTTCCGAAAAAAAGCTTCCCGAAACACTCGAACGCCGCGAGGCACAGCTTGTCGCAACGGCGATGGTGCCGACCGATGAACTGCCGATCGCGAAGTATGTCACGAATGAGGAGTTGATCGAGGAAGAGAAGTTCCTGACCGCGAAAGAGGACGAGGTCGAGCACCAGTATCTCGGCATGAAAGGCTGGCTGAGAATGTCTCGCGTCTCGATGGTGATCGGCAAGTTGGCTCTATATCTCTATCTCGACCAACTCGACGTTCACAAACGTGCTCATTGGAAGATCGCGGGTGAGCGAATGAAAAAGGCTCTTCGCCTTACGCGTGCGGCCGTTTACGGCGAATATCTTTATCGCGGCAGGCTGTGGGTGTTCCACCGTTTTCTGAATTTGCTTCGGCTGATGTTCCTCGGCCGCAGCACGAACCGCGAGACAAATCAGGAAAAACAGGCAATTTGGCTCAAGGAAAAACTCATCACTCTCGGGCCGACGTTCATTAAGATCGGCCAGTCGATGGGCACGCGAGCCGATCTGCTGCCGCTGCCTTTTGTAAAAGAGCTCGGCACGCTGGTCGATCAGGTACCGCCGTTTCCGAACGATGTCGCATTCGCCATCATCGAACGCGAGCTTGAACTGAAGATCAATCAGGTTTACGCGGAATTCGACGTCGAACCTGTCGCCGCGGCGTCGCTTGGCCAGGTTTATCGTGCCCGCTTGCACACGGGCGAAGAGGTCGCCGTAAAGGTTCAGCGGCCAAATCTCGAAGCTACAATCAAAGGCGATCTCGTCATACTGAAAAAGGTCGCGAATTTTGCTGAGCGCTTTCCGCAGCTCAGTGAAAATGCGGACTGGGTCGGAATGCTCCGCGAGTTTGACCAGACCATCCATGAAGAGATGGACTATGCCGCGGAAGGCCGCAACGCCGAGCGATTTCGCGAGAATTTCAAGAACTGGAACAACATCCACGTACCGAAGATCTACTGGAACGCCACCACATCGAAGGTTCTGACGATGGAGTTCATCCACGGCACAAAGGTCACCGACCTCGAAGCACAGCGGCGGATGAACATCTCGCCCGCGAAGGTAAACCGTTTATTGATAAAGACTTATCTCAAGCAATTGCTCGAGGACGGCTTCTTCCATGCCGATCCGCATCCGGGCAATTTGCTCGTTATGCCCGACGGACGGCTCGCATTTTTTGATTTCGGAATGGTCGGCCGCATCACGCCCGAACTGCAGGCGAAGATGATCGATGCTTTCTTTCACGTCGTCGGCAAAGATCCTTCGGGCATCGCGCAGGACCTGATCGACCTCGATTTCCTAAAGCCCGGAACGCCGCACTCCGTCGTTAAGCCCGTCGTTGAAAAGATGTTCGAGTTTCATTTCAACCTGAAGCTCAAGGACGTCAATTTCAAGGAGCTGACCTATGACCTCGCGGATGTGATGTACGATTATCCGTTCCGTCTGCCGTCAAATTTCACCTACATCATGCGTGCACTGATGACGCTCGAGGGCATCGGCATCATCACCGATCCGGAATTCAATTTCTTTGAAACGGCAAAGCCCTACGCCAAGGAATTCATGCTCCGCCGCGAAGGCCGCGATTTCCGCAAGATATTTGTGAACAAGATCATGGGCCGCGATACCGACGGCAAGATCGACTGGGACCGCACCTGGAAACTCGCGAAAATGGCGGTGAAGACAGTATTGAATACGGGGCGATAG
- the pip gene encoding prolyl aminopeptidase, which yields MANLYPEIEPFDSGMLPVSELHTIYYERAGNPNGIPVVFLHGGPGGGLLPMYRQFFDPAAYHIVLFDQRGSGRSTPHAELNENTTWDLINDIETLREKFGIDKWYVFGGSWGSTLSLAYAISHPDRCLGLILRGIFLTRKKELDWFYQYGASEIFPDFWERYRDAIPEEERGDFISAYHKRLTSDDEATRLAAARAWSTWEGATSKLYPSQDLVDHWEEPHEALSLARIECHYFTNGSFFPSDNYLLENVDKIRHIPTVIVQGRYDVVCPITSAWDLHQAFPEAEFIVIPDAGHSVSEPGITSALVDAMDRFKTAS from the coding sequence CGCGCGGGCAATCCGAACGGCATCCCCGTCGTTTTCCTGCACGGCGGGCCGGGCGGCGGACTGCTGCCGATGTATAGGCAGTTTTTCGACCCCGCGGCATATCACATCGTTCTGTTCGACCAACGCGGTTCAGGCAGATCGACGCCTCATGCCGAACTGAACGAGAACACGACGTGGGATCTGATCAACGATATCGAGACGCTGCGGGAAAAATTCGGCATCGACAAATGGTATGTTTTCGGCGGTTCGTGGGGCTCGACGCTTAGCCTTGCCTATGCCATCTCGCATCCTGACAGATGCCTGGGGCTTATTCTTCGCGGCATCTTTTTGACGCGAAAGAAAGAGCTGGATTGGTTCTATCAATACGGAGCTTCAGAAATATTTCCCGATTTCTGGGAACGCTATCGCGATGCAATTCCTGAGGAAGAACGCGGCGATTTCATCTCGGCATATCACAAACGCCTGACCAGCGACGACGAAGCGACGCGGCTGGCGGCGGCACGGGCATGGAGCACTTGGGAAGGTGCGACCTCGAAACTGTATCCCAGCCAGGACCTCGTCGATCATTGGGAAGAGCCGCATGAAGCTCTGAGCCTCGCCCGCATCGAATGCCATTATTTTACTAACGGTTCATTCTTCCCTTCGGACAATTATTTGCTCGAGAACGTGGACAAGATACGCCATATTCCAACGGTGATCGTTCAGGGCCGCTATGACGTGGTTTGCCCGATCACATCCGCATGGGACCTGCACCAGGCGTTTCCGGAAGCCGAATTTATCGTCATTCCGGATGCAGGACATTCGGTCTCGGAACCCGGCATTACCTCGGCGTTAGTAGATGCTATGGACAGGTTCAAAACGGCAAGTTAA
- a CDS encoding HigA family addiction module antidote protein has protein sequence MRKLDPITPGELLLEEFLRPMGISQYRLAKEIGVPAQRISEVIAGKRSITADTDLRLCRFFGLSNGYWLRAQAAYDTEVAERTLGPVLNRIRPWTQQTVSR, from the coding sequence ATGCGAAAGTTGGATCCAATAACTCCCGGAGAATTATTGCTTGAAGAATTCCTGAGGCCAATGGGCATCAGCCAATATCGGCTCGCAAAAGAGATCGGCGTTCCCGCCCAGAGAATAAGTGAGGTCATTGCCGGCAAGCGTTCTATCACGGCGGATACTGATCTCCGCCTTTGCCGTTTCTTTGGTCTCTCGAACGGCTACTGGCTCCGTGCGCAAGCCGCGTACGATACAGAGGTTGCCGAACGAACTCTTGGTCCGGTCCTTAACAGAATACGACCTTGGACTCAGCAAACAGTTTCTCGGTAG
- a CDS encoding ATP-binding protein has translation MTVPERTSNKWYVITGGPCCGKTTTVNLLLSLGYETTVEEARHYIDLQRAHGKTPEEIERNQADFQKHVLDLQIAQERSLSPEKVVFLDRAIPDARAYYQFLGIPEDPRLAEILESVSYQKVFILDLLPLVNDYARRDNEDAQRSIHALLIEVYRSLGFPVFQVPVLPAEKRVEFILDRL, from the coding sequence ATGACTGTCCCTGAACGAACCTCTAATAAATGGTATGTGATAACCGGCGGGCCGTGCTGCGGCAAGACCACGACCGTCAATTTGCTCCTTTCGTTGGGGTACGAAACGACCGTCGAAGAGGCACGGCACTATATCGATCTGCAGAGGGCTCACGGCAAAACGCCCGAAGAGATAGAGCGCAACCAAGCGGATTTCCAGAAGCACGTGCTCGATCTGCAAATAGCTCAAGAGCGTTCGCTCTCGCCTGAAAAGGTCGTATTTTTGGACCGGGCCATTCCCGACGCACGAGCGTACTATCAGTTTCTCGGCATCCCGGAAGACCCTCGGCTTGCGGAGATACTTGAGTCAGTCTCGTATCAAAAGGTCTTCATCCTCGATCTTCTTCCTCTGGTAAATGACTATGCACGTCGCGATAATGAGGACGCGCAAAGGTCCATACACGCCCTCCTGATCGAGGTTTATCGCTCTCTGGGTTTCCCTGTTTTTCAGGTGCCGGTGCTGCCCGCTGAAAAAAGGGTTGAGTTCATACTGGATCGCCTGTAA
- a CDS encoding SDR family oxidoreductase: MSKHIKEIFDLTGSTAIVTGGSRGIGKEMAEALGEAGANLMLCARRREWLDETVNEFAARGFNAIGKVCDVSKEDEVQAVVDSTVKHFGKVDILINNAGISWGAMPEEMTLEQWQKVIDVNLTGCFLMAQAAGREMLKNSSGSIINIASIAGMTSSANGPFYAGYVASKAGLIGLTRELAASWGRRGIRVNAVAPGFFHSRLADAVIDIYERSIQENNVIPRVGEEGELKGITVFLASEASSYITGQIIAVDGGMTV; the protein is encoded by the coding sequence ATGAGCAAGCACATCAAAGAGATTTTTGATCTGACAGGCAGTACCGCGATCGTCACCGGCGGTTCGCGAGGCATCGGAAAGGAAATGGCAGAAGCCTTGGGCGAAGCAGGAGCTAACCTGATGCTATGCGCTCGCCGCCGCGAATGGCTCGACGAGACGGTGAACGAGTTTGCGGCACGCGGCTTCAATGCGATAGGCAAGGTCTGCGACGTTTCAAAAGAGGACGAGGTTCAGGCGGTCGTGGATTCAACCGTGAAGCATTTCGGCAAGGTCGATATCCTGATAAACAACGCAGGTATTTCGTGGGGAGCGATGCCCGAGGAAATGACGCTGGAACAATGGCAAAAGGTGATCGACGTGAACCTGACCGGCTGTTTTCTGATGGCCCAGGCAGCAGGCCGCGAAATGTTAAAGAACAGCAGCGGCTCGATCATAAATATCGCCTCGATCGCGGGAATGACGTCATCCGCCAACGGTCCATTTTATGCGGGCTATGTCGCGAGCAAAGCCGGCCTCATCGGCCTGACTCGCGAATTGGCCGCAAGCTGGGGACGACGCGGGATCCGCGTGAACGCCGTCGCCCCGGGCTTTTTCCACTCGCGGCTCGCCGACGCTGTCATCGACATTTACGAACGTTCTATCCAGGAAAACAACGTAATTCCAAGAGTCGGAGAAGAAGGCGAGTTGAAAGGCATTACCGTTTTTTTGGCTTCTGAAGCGTCCAGCTACATTACCGGCCAGATCATCGCCGTTGACGGCGGAATGACCGTTTAG
- a CDS encoding twin-arginine translocase TatA/TatE family subunit translates to MNFGTTEIILVVAVLFLLFGASRLPQLAKSLGQSRKAFKEGMREAEEEEKAEQQKLSSEAAPQINQVSDEALAEELRRRAEAK, encoded by the coding sequence ATGAATTTTGGAACAACTGAGATAATTCTCGTCGTCGCTGTACTATTCCTGCTTTTCGGGGCGTCACGGCTGCCGCAGCTTGCGAAATCGTTGGGACAGTCGCGGAAAGCGTTCAAAGAAGGAATGCGAGAAGCTGAAGAAGAGGAAAAGGCCGAACAGCAAAAGCTTTCGAGCGAAGCGGCTCCGCAGATCAATCAGGTTTCGGACGAAGCCCTCGCCGAAGAACTCCGCCGCCGGGCCGAAGCAAAATAG
- a CDS encoding type II toxin-antitoxin system RelE/ParE family toxin, producing the protein MIKTFKCEDTKALADGDRVRRFVNIEKVARRKLRQLDIAGRLDDLKVPPGNRLELLKGDRAGQYSIRINERWRICFNWGEAGAEEVEIVDYH; encoded by the coding sequence ATGATCAAGACCTTTAAGTGCGAAGACACAAAGGCCTTGGCCGACGGTGATCGTGTTCGGCGATTTGTGAACATCGAAAAGGTCGCCCGTCGTAAACTTCGGCAGCTGGATATTGCGGGACGGCTCGATGATCTGAAGGTTCCGCCCGGAAACAGGCTTGAACTGCTCAAAGGTGACAGAGCCGGACAATACAGCATCAGAATAAATGAGCGTTGGCGTATTTGTTTCAATTGGGGCGAAGCGGGCGCAGAAGAGGTTGAAATAGTTGATTATCACTGA
- the rfaD gene encoding ADP-glyceromanno-heptose 6-epimerase, whose protein sequence is MAKIIVTGGAGFIGSAVVWQLNELGYDDILIVDRLDETDKWKNLVPLRFDDYVDADDFADEMDMHDDTEVVFHLGACSSTTETDADYMFRNNFEYTKLLALWSLENDARFIYASSAATYGDGSAGMEDGFDGLDKLRPLNVYGYSKHLFDQWAARNGLFDDIVGLKYFNVFGPNEDHKGDMRSLVNKAFGQIQQAGKLQLFRSHHPDYTDGEFGRDFVYVKDAVDMTLHFMEDGTGGLFNVGSGRMNTWNALADAIFGAMDMPRNVEYIDMPEHLRDRYQYNTQADLTRIREAGYTAETTDLQTAVADYIQNHLIPGKHLGDCV, encoded by the coding sequence ATGGCAAAGATCATCGTAACAGGCGGAGCGGGTTTCATCGGCAGTGCGGTCGTTTGGCAGCTGAACGAGCTGGGATATGACGACATTTTGATAGTCGATCGGCTCGACGAGACCGACAAATGGAAAAATCTCGTGCCTCTGCGTTTTGACGACTACGTCGATGCGGACGATTTCGCTGACGAGATGGACATGCACGACGATACGGAGGTCGTTTTTCATCTCGGAGCGTGTTCCTCGACGACCGAGACCGACGCGGACTATATGTTCCGCAACAATTTCGAATACACAAAATTGCTCGCTCTTTGGTCGTTGGAAAATGATGCCCGCTTTATTTATGCATCTTCGGCGGCAACCTACGGTGACGGTTCGGCAGGTATGGAAGACGGGTTCGACGGCCTTGATAAACTCCGCCCGCTCAATGTTTACGGATATTCAAAACACCTATTTGATCAGTGGGCAGCGAGGAACGGCTTGTTCGACGACATCGTCGGGCTGAAGTATTTCAACGTTTTCGGCCCCAACGAGGATCACAAGGGCGACATGCGGTCGCTCGTGAACAAGGCTTTCGGTCAAATACAGCAGGCCGGAAAGCTGCAGCTTTTCCGCAGCCATCATCCCGATTACACCGACGGCGAGTTCGGCCGCGATTTTGTTTATGTGAAAGATGCCGTCGATATGACGCTGCATTTTATGGAGGACGGAACAGGCGGACTTTTCAATGTCGGCTCAGGGCGAATGAATACTTGGAATGCTCTGGCTGACGCAATATTCGGCGCGATGGATATGCCGCGAAATGTTGAATATATCGATATGCCCGAGCACCTTCGTGATCGATATCAATACAACACGCAGGCCGACCTGACGCGGATCCGCGAGGCCGGCTACACGGCCGAAACGACCGATCTACAGACGGCGGTCGCGGATTACATTCAAAACCACCTGATCCCGGGCAAACATCTCGGCGACTGCGTATAG
- the mgtA gene encoding magnesium-translocating P-type ATPase: protein MSETHKPETTGGQAVELSGLAAEEADRRLAEAGPNEIETSRRLGPVVEVLLLFANPLVIILLLASAISFAVGQWINASIIVLMVFLSVILNFVQTSRSKNAAARLRQEVSLTATVLRDGKWGEIPRREVVTGDLIRLSAGDLVPADSRIVECSSFHVQESALTGESLPVEKRSESGLNSIFLGTSVISGEATAVVTATGKNTELGRIAARLVERSPETEFERGTKKFGYFIARVIFVLVIFVFFVNALMERDLLESLLFSIALAVGLTPEFLPMITTVTLGQGAMRMAKEKVIVKHLEAIQNFGSIDILCSDKTGTLTKGEMALKDHCGPFGKSSEFPFFLAYLNSSLETGVTNPLDEAIRSKEVSNPLDAAILTHDQPKISDYRKAAEIPFDFERRRVSVIAESKHHRLLITKGAPESVLDVCTRYRDKGKIETLDDQKRSEAERTFRTFSEDGLRVLAVAYNEVPEKPNYQTDDETELIFAGYVTFADEPLETAAKAIEDLENDGVTVKILTGDNELVTRYVCEQVGLDVENIVLGDEIDGLDDAALGQVAEKATVFARVSPIQKNRILLALKARGHVVGFLGDGINDAPSLHSADVGISVATATDVAKDAAEIVLMERSLAVLHNGIIEGRKSFGNVMKYLLMGTSSNFGNMFSMAGAVIFLPFLPMLPTQILLNNFLYDLAQVTIPTDTVDETFIHKPHRWDVGLIRDFMLYIGPISSIYDFATFYILLAVFHASEKLFHTGWFVESLATQILVIFIIRTAGNPFRSRPSPALVIAIMLVLSAGVILPFTPIGEVLGFVPLPAGYFIFLVGATITYLFLVELVKRKLMRRLVETPAG from the coding sequence ATGTCTGAAACCCACAAGCCCGAAACCACCGGCGGTCAAGCAGTTGAACTCAGCGGACTTGCCGCAGAAGAGGCAGACAGGCGTCTGGCAGAAGCCGGGCCGAATGAGATCGAGACTTCGAGACGGCTCGGCCCGGTCGTTGAGGTACTTCTTCTCTTTGCCAATCCTCTCGTTATAATTCTTCTCCTCGCCAGTGCGATATCGTTTGCGGTCGGCCAATGGATAAACGCGTCGATCATCGTTTTGATGGTCTTTCTCAGCGTAATTCTCAATTTTGTCCAGACATCGCGATCAAAAAATGCAGCTGCTCGTCTGCGCCAAGAGGTCAGCCTGACGGCGACGGTCCTGCGTGACGGCAAATGGGGCGAGATACCGCGTCGCGAGGTAGTCACAGGCGATCTGATACGTCTTTCCGCCGGTGATCTTGTACCTGCGGATTCACGGATCGTCGAATGCAGCAGTTTCCACGTTCAGGAATCCGCGCTGACCGGCGAATCACTGCCGGTCGAGAAACGATCCGAAAGCGGTCTGAACAGTATATTTCTTGGCACATCGGTGATCAGCGGTGAGGCGACAGCGGTCGTGACGGCGACCGGAAAGAATACTGAACTTGGCCGCATCGCCGCACGACTCGTGGAAAGATCGCCGGAGACCGAGTTCGAACGCGGAACAAAAAAATTCGGCTACTTCATCGCACGCGTCATTTTCGTTCTGGTGATTTTTGTATTCTTCGTAAATGCCCTGATGGAGCGGGACCTGCTGGAATCACTCCTCTTCTCGATCGCATTGGCGGTCGGCCTGACGCCGGAGTTCTTGCCGATGATAACCACCGTCACGCTCGGCCAGGGCGCCATGCGAATGGCGAAAGAGAAGGTGATCGTAAAGCATCTCGAGGCGATACAAAATTTCGGCAGCATCGATATTCTCTGCAGCGACAAGACCGGAACGCTGACCAAAGGCGAGATGGCGTTGAAGGATCACTGCGGTCCCTTTGGCAAATCATCGGAATTTCCGTTCTTTCTCGCATATCTGAACAGCAGTTTAGAGACCGGCGTTACCAATCCGCTTGACGAGGCTATCCGGTCAAAGGAGGTCTCCAATCCGCTCGATGCCGCGATCTTGACCCATGATCAACCAAAGATCAGCGACTATCGTAAGGCCGCGGAGATACCTTTCGATTTTGAAAGGCGGCGCGTTTCCGTCATTGCTGAAAGCAAACATCATCGCCTGCTGATAACAAAAGGTGCTCCCGAAAGCGTCTTAGATGTTTGCACGAGGTATCGCGACAAGGGAAAGATCGAAACGCTCGATGATCAAAAAAGATCGGAGGCCGAACGGACATTCAGGACATTTAGCGAGGATGGCCTGCGCGTTTTGGCAGTGGCCTATAATGAGGTGCCCGAGAAACCCAACTATCAAACCGATGATGAGACGGAATTGATCTTTGCCGGCTACGTAACGTTTGCCGACGAGCCGCTCGAGACCGCGGCAAAGGCCATTGAGGACTTAGAGAATGACGGCGTCACAGTCAAGATCCTGACTGGAGACAACGAACTTGTCACTCGTTATGTCTGCGAACAGGTCGGCCTCGATGTCGAGAACATAGTACTCGGCGATGAGATAGACGGCCTGGATGACGCCGCTCTGGGGCAGGTCGCTGAGAAGGCAACCGTCTTTGCCCGCGTTTCTCCGATCCAAAAGAACCGCATTCTACTAGCGCTAAAGGCCCGCGGCCATGTTGTCGGATTTTTGGGCGACGGTATCAACGATGCTCCTTCGCTTCATTCCGCTGATGTCGGGATCTCGGTCGCGACGGCAACGGACGTTGCAAAAGATGCGGCTGAGATCGTCCTGATGGAACGCAGCCTCGCCGTCCTGCACAACGGCATTATCGAAGGCCGCAAGTCTTTCGGCAACGTCATGAAGTATCTGCTGATGGGCACGAGTTCCAACTTCGGGAACATGTTCAGCATGGCCGGTGCGGTCATATTTTTGCCGTTCCTGCCGATGCTGCCGACGCAGATCCTGCTGAATAATTTTCTCTACGACCTCGCACAGGTGACCATACCGACCGACACGGTCGACGAGACGTTCATTCACAAACCGCATCGCTGGGACGTCGGGCTGATACGCGACTTTATGCTCTACATCGGACCGATCAGCTCAATATACGACTTTGCTACTTTTTATATCCTTTTGGCGGTGTTTCACGCCTCGGAAAAACTCTTCCATACAGGTTGGTTCGTGGAATCGCTCGCCACTCAGATACTTGTCATCTTCATCATCAGAACGGCAGGGAACCCATTTCGCAGCCGTCCGAGCCCTGCCTTGGTGATTGCGATTATGCTTGTTCTCTCCGCAGGTGTGATCTTGCCGTTCACTCCAATTGGCGAAGTGTTGGGATTTGTGCCGTTGCCGGCCGGCTATTTCATTTTTCTCGTTGGTGCTACCATCACTTACTTGTTTCTGGTAGAGCTGGTAAAACGAAAACTGATGCGGCGGCTTGTCGAAACACCGGCCGGCTAA
- a CDS encoding bifunctional riboflavin kinase/FAD synthetase, whose amino-acid sequence MKIYHGTENAGIQRPTVLTLGVFDGLHLGHQKIMRTVVERARAVNAVPTAITFDPHPRAVLHPDSAPPLLQTLDQRLSNFEFLGIEQAIVIKFDLDFSQQPAEGFIKDIIHERLHAREVHLGKDFAFGKGRGGNIELLRKMGAELGFLADEVDEVQLRGIRISSSRIRELLRDGRVNLARRMLGRPYGVEGVIIRGDRRGHTIGFPTANLKPQNRVIPKFGVYATATLVDGKWRRGVTNIGVRPTFGADSDPSIETYLFDFDGDLYGDVLRVRFLHRIRDERKFNGIDELKAQIERDSGRARNYFGRPGVMNMLEIL is encoded by the coding sequence ATGAAGATCTACCACGGAACAGAGAATGCAGGCATTCAGCGGCCGACCGTGCTGACATTGGGAGTTTTCGATGGGCTGCATCTCGGCCATCAGAAAATAATGCGGACGGTCGTCGAGCGTGCCCGTGCCGTCAATGCCGTGCCGACCGCGATCACGTTCGATCCGCATCCGCGTGCCGTACTGCATCCTGATTCCGCACCGCCTCTGCTGCAAACGCTAGATCAGCGGCTTTCAAATTTTGAATTCCTCGGCATCGAACAAGCCATCGTTATCAAGTTTGACCTTGATTTTTCTCAGCAGCCGGCCGAAGGTTTCATAAAGGACATCATCCACGAACGCCTGCATGCCCGCGAGGTGCATTTGGGAAAAGATTTCGCCTTCGGAAAAGGCCGCGGCGGGAACATTGAACTGCTCAGGAAAATGGGAGCCGAGTTGGGTTTCCTGGCCGACGAGGTCGATGAGGTGCAGCTTCGCGGCATACGAATCAGCTCGTCGCGAATTCGCGAACTGCTCCGTGACGGCCGTGTCAATCTCGCCCGCCGTATGCTCGGGCGTCCTTACGGTGTCGAAGGCGTCATTATCCGCGGCGACCGCCGCGGCCATACCATCGGATTTCCAACCGCGAACCTGAAACCTCAGAACCGCGTCATTCCGAAATTCGGCGTTTATGCCACGGCGACGCTGGTCGATGGAAAATGGCGCCGCGGCGTTACGAATATAGGCGTGCGGCCTACTTTCGGTGCAGACTCGGATCCCTCGATCGAAACGTACCTATTCGATTTTGACGGCGATTTGTATGGCGATGTGCTCCGCGTCAGATTTCTGCATCGGATCCGCGACGAGCGTAAGTTCAACGGAATAGATGAGTTAAAGGCACAGATCGAACGAGATTCGGGCCGTGCGAGGAACTATTTCGGCCGGCCGGGCGTAATGAATATGCTTGAGATCTTGTGA
- a CDS encoding carbohydrate-binding family 9-like protein encodes MKIRRTEEFSGDLLDPRIWHLSGRETIRTYWDGTEAAPSGEFRVGLLYSDEHLYARFDLNQAEELVISTAPDLSAKAIGLWERDVCEIFIAPDRNEPRRYFEFEVAPTGEWLDLAIDMTSGERVTDWDYHSGMKAAARIEEDRVLMAMKIPWEAFGRKPKAGDIWLGNIFRCVGEGETRGYLAWQPTMTEKPNFHVPEAFGEFVFS; translated from the coding sequence ATGAAAATTCGAAGAACAGAAGAGTTCAGCGGCGATCTATTGGACCCCCGCATTTGGCATTTGTCGGGCCGGGAGACCATACGAACCTATTGGGACGGCACCGAAGCCGCACCTTCCGGAGAATTCAGAGTCGGGCTCCTGTACTCCGATGAACACCTTTACGCAAGATTCGATCTAAATCAGGCTGAAGAACTTGTCATTTCGACGGCTCCCGACCTTTCTGCGAAGGCCATCGGCCTATGGGAACGCGATGTTTGCGAGATCTTTATTGCCCCTGACAGGAATGAGCCGCGGCGGTATTTCGAGTTCGAGGTGGCGCCGACGGGTGAGTGGCTTGATCTTGCGATCGACATGACGAGTGGCGAGCGGGTGACGGATTGGGACTATCATTCAGGAATGAAAGCCGCCGCGCGTATTGAAGAAGACCGCGTTTTGATGGCGATGAAAATTCCGTGGGAGGCGTTTGGGCGAAAGCCGAAAGCGGGAGACATTTGGTTAGGGAATATCTTCCGCTGCGTCGGCGAGGGCGAGACCCGCGGCTATCTCGCGTGGCAGCCGACTATGACTGAAAAGCCGAATTTCCACGTGCCTGAAGCGTTCGGGGAATTTGTCTTTAGTTAA